Proteins co-encoded in one Coregonus clupeaformis isolate EN_2021a chromosome 17, ASM2061545v1, whole genome shotgun sequence genomic window:
- the LOC121543214 gene encoding putative PIP5K1A and PSMD4-like protein, protein MATAVPVDSGSTAPTDIRTQFWRRALQRGSSGSRKMASPEMPGSSQSMKKTIGHRGVETNTGETTYKKTTSSALKGAIQLGITHTVGSLSQKAERDVLMQDFVVVESIFFPSEGSNLTPAHHYSDFRFKTYAPIAFRYFRELFGIRPDDYLYSLCNDGLIELSNSGASGSLFYVSSDDEFIIKTVQHKEAEFLQKLLPGYFMNLNQNKRTLLPKFYGLYCIQAGGKNIRLVVMNNLLPRVVHMHLKYDMKGSTYKRRASAKEREKTFPTYKDLDFIQDLPDGMLLEPDNYNALSKTIQRDCLLLQSFKIMDYSLLVGIHNLEQASRERERGGGQVGDSGGSEGAVTPDQRRPQAQKSLYCTAMESIQGEARGKGALESEDHMGGIPARNSKGERLLVFIGIIDILQSYRFIKKLEHSWKALVHDGDTVSVHRPGFYAERFQQFMCNTVFKKIPLKLSPSKKSRGGGPGGLRRAPTLGGPTPHSHAAGQSVVDPRLVYHSHFNRADADGDSGMQSGRPDLVPRTPPLAGGSGDAEANLSTSSLGSTGLTTSSPPLRSVGVEVHRAVTSTDQDHGASHSMGAEVKESGDQSGNEDAISLSDIVPETNICQRKDYKMGLESTMVCVDNSEYMRNGDFLPTRLQAQQDAVNIVCHSKTRSNPENNVGLITMANNCEVLTTLTADAGRILSKLHAVQPRGNISFCTGIRVAHLALKHRQGKNHKMRIIAFVGSPVEDNEKDLVKMAKRLKKEKVSVDIINFGEEEVNTEKLTAFINTLNGKEGAGSHLVTVPPGPSLADALLSSPILAGEGGAMLGLGSSDFEFGVDPSADPELALALRVSMEEQRQRQEDETRRAAVVSAAEAGVPSPTADESDDALLKMSVPQADTATPAMPDFSRMTEDEQIAYALQMSMQGGAESMDMDTGAPVDSEGGKDEEDYDVMQDPEFLQSVLENLPGVDPNNEAIRNAMGSLASQTGSKPDSKKDKEDEKKK, encoded by the exons ATGGCGACCGCCGTTCCAGTTGATTCGGGATCGACTGCTCCAACAG ACATTAGGACTCAATTCTGGAGGAGAGCCTTGCAGAGAG ggtCCAGTGGGTCTCGGAAAATGGCATCTCCAGag atgccTGGATCCAGTCAGAGTATGAAGAAGACCATTGGACACAGAGGAGTTGAGACTAACACTGGAGAGACCACCTATAAAAAG ACCACGTCGTCAGCCCTGAAAGGAGCCATCCAGCTGGGCATCACTCACACTGTGGGCAGTCTGAGTCAGAAGGCAGAGAGGGACGTTCTCATGCAGGACTTTGTGGTGGTCGAGAGCATCTTCTTCCCCAG tgagGGCAGTAACCTGACACCTGCCCACCACTACAGTGACTTCAGGTTTAAGACATACGCCCCCATCGCCTTCCGCTACTTCAGAGAACTCTTTGGCATCCGGCCAGACGACTACCTG TACTCTCTGTGTAACGATGGCCTGATAGAGCTGTCTAACTCCGGGGCCAGTGGCTCTCTCTTCTACGTGTCCAGTGATGATGAGTTCATTATCAAGACGGTGCAGCACAAAGAGGCTGAGTTTCTCCAGAAGCTACTACCAGGATACTTCATG AACCTGAATCAGAACAAGCGGACCCTGCTTCCTAAGTTCTACGGTCTGTACTGCATCCAGGCGGGAGGGAAGAACATCCGCCTGGTGGTGATGAACAACCTGCTGCCCCGCGTGGTCCACATGCACCTCAAGTACGACATGAAGGGTTCCACCTATAAGAGACGGGCCTCAgccaaggagagggagaagacttTTCCTACCTATAAAGACCTGGACTTCATCCAGGACCTGCCTGATGGAATGCTGCTGGAGCCGGACAACTACAACGCCCTTAGCAAGACCATCCAGAGAGACTGcctg CTCCTGCAGAGTTTTAAGATCATGGACTACAGTCTGCTGGTGGGGATCCATAACCTGGAGCAGGCTAGTAGGGAGCGGGAGCGAGGAGGGGGGCAGGTGGGGGACAGTGGTGGGTCAGAGGGGGCGGTGACCCCAGACCAGCGACGACCCCAGGCCCAGAAGAGTCTATACTGCACAGCCATGGAGTCTATACAGGGAGAGGCCCGCGGGAAGGGGGCCCTGGAGTCTGAGGACCA TATGGGCGGGATCCCAGCCAGGAACTCTAAAGGAGAGAGGTTGCTGGTCTTTATCGGCATCATCGACATTCTGCAGTCCTACAG GTTCATCAAGAAGTTGGAGCACTCATGGAAGGCCCTCGTCCATGATGGG GATACAGTGTCGGTGCACAGACCAGGCTTCTACGCTGAGCGCTTCCAACAATTCATGTGTAACACAGTGTTCAAGAAGATCCCAT TGAAGCTCTCCCCGTCTAAGAAGTCTCGTGGTGGGGGTCCGGGGGGTCTGAGGAGAGCTCCTACCCTGGGAGGCCCCACCCCCCACTCCCACGCtgctggacagtctgtggtggaCCCCCGACTCGTCTACCACTCCCACTTCAACAGGGCTGACGCAGATGGAGACAGCG GCATGCAGTCGGGCAGGCCAGACCTGGTGCCAAGAACCCCTCCCCTGGCGGGAGGGTCAGGGGATGCAGAGGCCAACCTCTCTACGTCCTCATTAGGAAGCACAGGActcaccacctcctctcctccgctaCG gtcagTAGGGGTTGAGGTGCATAGAGCAGTAACAAGCACAGACCAAGACCACGGTGCCTCCCACAG tatggGGGCGGAAGTGAAAGAATCAGGTGATCAGTCAGGTAATGAAGATGCCATCTCACTATCAGACATCGTCCCAGAGACCAACATCTGC CAACGCAAAGATTACAAGATGGGGCTCGAAAGTACTATGGTCTG TGTGGACAACAGTGAGTACATGAGGAATGGAGACTTCCTCCCCACCAGACTGCAGGCCCAGCAAGATGCTGTCAACATTGTGTGTCACTCCAAGACGCGCAGCAACCCTGAGAACAATGTGGGCCTCATCACCATGGCCAA TAACTGTGAGGTGTTGACCACGTTGACTGCAGACGCAGGGAGGATCCTGTCTAAACTGCACGCTGTCCAGCCCCGTGGAAACATCAGCTTCTGCACAGGCATCAGAGTGGCACAT TTGGCTCTGAAGCACAGACAGGGGAAGAACCACAAGATGCGCATTATTGCCTTCGTGGGCAGCCCAGTGGAGGACAACGAGAAGGAT CTGGTGAAAATGGCGAAGCGTCTAAAGAAAGAGAAAGTCAGTGTGGACATCATTAACTTTGGAGAGGAG GAGGTGAACACAGAGAAGCTGACCGCCTTCATCAACACTCTGAATGGGAAGGAAGGAGCAGGGTCCCACCTTGTGACAGTGCCTCCAGGTCCCAGTCTGGCTGATGCCCTGCTGTCCTCTCCTATCCTTGCTGGGGAGGGAGGAGCCATGCTGGGCCTGGGTTCCAGTGACTTTGAGTTTGGAGTGGACCCCAGCGCGGACCCAGAGCTGGCACTG GCTCTGAGGGTGTCTATGGAGgagcagagacagaggcaggagGATGAGACTCGCAGGGCAGCAGTGGTGTCTGCTGCTGAGGCCGGGGTTCCCTCGCCTACCGCTGACG agTCAGACGATGCTCTGCTGAAGATGTCAGTCCCCCAGGCTGACACGGCCACGCCCGCTATGCCTGACTTCAGCCGCATGACGGAGGACGAGCAGATCGCCTACGCCCTGCAGATGTCCATGCAGGGTGGAG CAGAGTCGATGGACATGGACACAGGAGCCCCCGTGGACTCAGAGGGTGGTAAG gatgAGGAGGACTATGATGTGATGCAGGACCCAGAGTTCCTCCAGAGCGTCCTGGAGAACCTACCGGGTGTCGACCCCAACAACGAGGCCATCCGTAACGCCATGGGCTCCCTGGCCTCACAGACAGGATCCAAACCTGACAGCAAGAAAGACAAAGAGGATGAGAAGAAGAAATGA